The Flavobacterium jumunjinense genome includes a region encoding these proteins:
- a CDS encoding BamA/TamA family outer membrane protein translates to MKSYYFMVLFVCSMLSSFAQTNDTIKKDSISLYNRAHQLSKRSNVNKWIYNLVFRASSVATKEVKKEEVPKQKTEKYKFGNGKIIRNIYIETTDPFGYSIDDSDRKPKRKIDKIGNSLHLKTRKRTIRNLLLFKKNDICDSLVLVESERLIRRQRYTRRVVVLPQLIDEANDSIDIVVRTIDSWTLIPTGNISTNQWNAKLTERNLFGIGHQLSGNYKKKINSIDDAMSFNYRINNIQKTYTSLYLNYDNEFNGDSHRSVDLSRPFFSPLTKNAAGVYFENRLLTESFYFNDSLRTNPIKTEFQEFWYGRAFKLNDKATYKNKTRNIIAGFTYNRRHYMQRPEDYLDPYYFFSDSKNFITHIGVSSQKYYQDSYIYYYDIVEDIPYGYSYALTFGYQEKNDLHSYYLGARYSYGKKFEFGYLSGFAEWGTFLNKGNTERLAYKVGLNYFSPLWDIGGWKIRQFIVPYFVTGNNRNESDKDKLTLDGEYGLPKFTSRTIGTKKWLLTVQTQAYIPKTWMGFRFSPYLNCSVGSLVNESKSFFKKETYAKFSVGLLINNDYLVFSRFQISFSYYPRIPFEGDNLFKTNAVDNSEIDLPSFQLSKPRYINYQ, encoded by the coding sequence ATGAAGTCTTATTATTTTATGGTGTTATTCGTTTGTTCAATGCTTTCTAGCTTTGCACAAACGAATGATACTATAAAAAAAGATTCAATATCCTTATATAATAGAGCACACCAATTATCTAAAAGAAGCAATGTCAATAAATGGATTTATAATCTCGTTTTTAGAGCCTCTTCCGTTGCAACCAAAGAAGTCAAAAAAGAAGAAGTACCAAAACAAAAAACAGAAAAATACAAATTCGGAAATGGTAAAATAATTCGAAATATTTATATCGAAACAACCGATCCTTTTGGCTATTCTATAGATGATAGTGATCGAAAACCAAAAAGAAAAATAGATAAGATTGGAAATAGTTTACACCTAAAAACAAGGAAAAGGACAATTAGAAACCTGCTACTTTTTAAAAAGAACGATATTTGTGATAGTCTTGTTTTAGTAGAATCGGAGCGATTAATACGTAGGCAACGCTATACAAGAAGAGTAGTTGTTTTGCCTCAGCTAATAGACGAAGCAAACGATTCTATTGATATTGTTGTTCGAACCATAGATTCATGGACGCTAATTCCTACTGGAAACATTTCAACAAATCAATGGAATGCAAAATTAACAGAAAGAAACCTTTTTGGTATTGGTCATCAATTATCGGGAAACTATAAAAAGAAAATCAATAGTATAGATGATGCAATGAGTTTTAATTATAGAATTAATAACATTCAAAAAACATATACCTCATTATATTTAAACTATGATAATGAATTTAACGGAGACAGTCATAGAAGTGTAGACTTGTCAAGACCTTTCTTTTCACCATTAACAAAGAATGCAGCAGGTGTTTATTTTGAAAATAGATTACTAACCGAATCTTTTTACTTTAATGATAGTTTAAGAACAAACCCCATAAAGACCGAATTTCAAGAGTTTTGGTACGGACGCGCCTTTAAACTAAATGATAAAGCTACCTATAAAAATAAAACAAGAAACATAATTGCAGGTTTTACCTATAATAGAAGACATTATATGCAACGACCAGAAGATTATTTAGATCCATATTATTTTTTTAGCGATTCAAAAAACTTCATTACCCACATAGGTGTTTCTTCTCAAAAATATTATCAAGACTCCTATATTTATTATTACGATATTGTTGAAGACATTCCATACGGTTACAGTTATGCCCTCACTTTTGGGTATCAAGAGAAAAACGATTTACATAGTTATTATTTAGGAGCTAGATATTCCTATGGTAAAAAATTTGAATTTGGCTATTTAAGTGGCTTTGCAGAGTGGGGAACTTTTCTAAATAAAGGAAACACAGAACGGTTAGCTTATAAGGTAGGATTAAATTATTTTAGTCCACTTTGGGATATTGGAGGTTGGAAAATTCGTCAATTCATTGTGCCCTATTTTGTTACGGGAAATAACCGAAACGAATCAGATAAAGATAAATTAACGTTAGACGGAGAGTACGGTCTGCCCAAATTTACATCGAGAACCATTGGTACAAAAAAATGGTTACTAACAGTACAAACCCAAGCCTATATTCCCAAAACTTGGATGGGATTTCGGTTTAGTCCCTATTTAAATTGCTCAGTAGGTTCATTGGTTAACGAATCTAAATCTTTTTTCAAAAAAGAAACCTATGCTAAGTTTTCCGTTGGACTATTAATAAATAACGATTACCTAGTATTTAGTCGTTTTCAAATATCTTTTTCTTATTATCCAAGAATTCCATTTGAAGGCGATAATTTATTTAAGACAAATGCTGTAGATAATTCCGAGATCGATTTACCCTCTTTTCAGTTATCAAAACCACGGTATATCAATTATCAATAA
- a CDS encoding ABC transporter ATP-binding protein, whose translation MSKPKFKSLKKVLEYSKPYKKRFNWVIFWAILLSVFAAGRPYLLKQTVDEYLKNYDSQGLLYYIVLMAVVLVLEVTSQFYFTYWANWLGQDIIKDIRDKLFSHITSFKMKYFDNEPVGKLVTRTVSDIESIASIFSQGLFMIVSDILKMIVILGIMLYMNWKLTLIILLAMPILIYATNIFQKKMKVAFNEVRNQISNLNTFVQERLTGMKIVQLFNREKIEAKKFEEINQKHNKAWLKNILYNSVFFPIADIVTNVTLGVVIWIGVKSVINDEGLTTEGQLFAYIWYITMLFNPLRQIADKFNVMQMGIIAAERVFEVLEIDSQIQNKGNKVVSSFKGAISFKNVRFSYIENEEVLKGINLEVQQGETIAIVGSTGAGKSTIINLLNRFYEIDSGTICVDGEDIKNYTLDSLRKQIAIVLQDVFLFADTVYNNITLYNKDISREEVINAAKKIGVHEFIMNMPNGYDYNVKERGVMLSSGQRQLIAFLRAYVSNPSILILDEATSSIDSYSEELIQKATETITKGRTSIVIAHRLATIINADKIIVMDKGQIVESGSHHELLKLEKGYYKRLYDSQFETK comes from the coding sequence ATGAGTAAACCAAAGTTTAAATCATTAAAAAAAGTATTAGAATATTCCAAACCCTATAAAAAACGATTTAATTGGGTTATTTTTTGGGCTATTTTATTATCGGTTTTCGCTGCAGGAAGACCCTATTTATTAAAACAAACGGTAGACGAGTACCTGAAAAATTATGACTCTCAGGGCTTGTTGTATTATATTGTTTTGATGGCGGTAGTGCTTGTTTTAGAAGTGACCTCTCAATTCTATTTTACATATTGGGCCAATTGGTTGGGCCAAGACATTATTAAAGATATTCGAGACAAATTGTTTTCGCATATAACCTCTTTCAAGATGAAATATTTCGATAACGAACCTGTTGGTAAATTAGTAACAAGAACCGTTTCGGATATTGAATCTATTGCAAGTATCTTTAGTCAAGGACTTTTCATGATTGTTAGTGATATACTAAAAATGATAGTTATTCTAGGAATAATGCTATATATGAATTGGAAACTGACCCTAATTATTCTTTTGGCAATGCCAATTTTAATCTATGCTACCAATATTTTTCAGAAGAAAATGAAAGTGGCCTTTAATGAAGTGAGGAATCAAATTTCAAACCTAAATACTTTCGTCCAAGAGCGATTAACAGGAATGAAAATCGTACAACTTTTTAATAGAGAAAAGATTGAAGCAAAGAAATTTGAAGAAATCAATCAGAAACACAACAAAGCGTGGCTAAAAAATATACTTTACAACTCGGTCTTTTTCCCCATTGCAGATATTGTTACGAATGTAACTTTAGGAGTTGTGATTTGGATTGGTGTTAAAAGTGTTATTAATGACGAAGGATTAACTACAGAAGGACAATTGTTTGCCTATATCTGGTATATTACCATGTTGTTTAATCCATTGCGTCAAATTGCAGATAAGTTCAATGTTATGCAAATGGGAATCATTGCTGCCGAACGTGTCTTTGAAGTATTAGAAATAGACAGTCAAATTCAAAACAAAGGTAATAAAGTAGTGTCTAGTTTTAAAGGTGCAATTTCGTTTAAAAACGTGCGTTTTAGTTATATTGAAAATGAAGAAGTGCTAAAAGGAATCAATCTAGAAGTACAACAAGGAGAAACCATTGCGATTGTTGGAAGTACAGGAGCTGGGAAATCAACAATAATTAACTTATTGAATCGTTTTTATGAAATCGATTCTGGAACCATATGTGTCGACGGAGAAGATATTAAAAACTATACACTAGATAGTCTTAGAAAACAAATTGCAATTGTTTTACAAGATGTCTTCTTGTTTGCAGACACTGTTTATAATAATATTACGCTCTATAACAAAGACATCAGTAGGGAAGAAGTGATTAATGCTGCAAAAAAGATTGGTGTGCACGAATTCATCATGAACATGCCAAACGGATATGATTATAATGTGAAAGAACGTGGTGTAATGCTTTCCTCTGGACAAAGGCAGTTAATAGCCTTTTTAAGAGCCTATGTAAGTAACCCAAGTATATTAATTTTAGACGAAGCAACATCATCAATAGACAGTTATTCAGAAGAATTGATTCAAAAAGCAACAGAAACAATTACAAAAGGAAGAACTTCAATCGTAATTGCACATCGCTTGGCGACTATTATCAATGCAGATAAAATTATTGTAATGGATAAAGGTCAAATAGTAGAATCAGGATCACATCATGAATTATTAAAACTAGAAAAAGGATATTATAAACGATTATACGATTCGCAATTCGAAACTAAATAA